ttacttcatTCATCTTGATATGTGTGACTGAGTAAGGAAAGagcctacttcctttattttttgtCAATATAGTAGTAATACATGTACATAATACCTAAACAGAGCACCAGTAGCTTATTTTTCATAGAAGTGGTGTTTTTatgcataatagaaaaatgttatcGAACacagtgtattaaagattgttacAACAACAACACGGACAGAAAAAAATACCATTTTATTATTCACAGAACAAAAATTGTGGCAATGTCTGACTTCTATAAGTTGCATGATGTCATGTCCTCTGCACCTGAATGTGGAATTTGCATGCTGGCATTGACTGGACTTCAGCTGTCACCATACTATTGATACCAAGATTAGACAAAGCACCACGTATCAGTCCACAAGTGAATGCTACATACTGTAAAGAAaacattcatttatgaaataaaccAACATTTTTTCCCTAAAAGCATCATACTATAATGGAACAATTTCAATCACAGAAATGAAGTAATTGTGGATTTTTAATCAAAGTGTAAAAAAATGCTAACTACTATTACTTGCAATATCAAAGATTTTCAGATAGCAAACAATGACTGTGTAATAGTCCATATAATATTAACCGTAATTATCATTAAGGAAACTATGGGCTTACAAAATAAAAGGGCATTGGcatacaaaatttcattgtttGCTTTAACTCTATTTAGTGAGATTACATAACAATGTAGATATTTTATAGCTGGACACACTTGTAATTTGTGTACATACCCTAGGAGCTAGTTCAAGATACTGGCGACCTGTTGACAGTCTAGTTAGAAATCGGAATGCATTATCTTGGAGTACATATACACCTTGATGATTGGTCCTTAGATTATCAATCTGTTTCTTATTGATGGATGACCAAAAATCAGTACATATAAATTTCATGGTATCAAGTTCATCTTTGAACCGTGGCCACTCTTTTGTTAACCTGTTTTAAAGTAAACAGGAATATTAGTTTAGAATCAGAAATCACCTTCTCAAAATTATAACTATACAAGGTTAAAAAATAATCCAAATCCAACTACTACAAGTGGAAAATAGAACTTCTCAGTAGCCTGTAGTAAAGTAAAAATTATTGGTACAGCTCCAATATGACACACATATTACTTTAGATGATACAATCACATATTTTTATTTGAGAAGTATACCGTAAACCCACTTCTGCACATTGTACTTCTTTGAAGTTCTAGTACTTTTCTCACATACCTCCCTCGAGGCAAAAGTTAGGAGTACAGAGGCTTCTTTACTTACTCTCTCCTTTGAATGAGATTCAACAACAGTCCCCAATGTTAcctgtaatttttttctgattttctaaAGGAAGCAGATCAGTTATTAACCAGATATTGTCAAGAAGTgaaacacaagctcagattgggaaggaaatcagtcatgTCCCCAAAGAAAATGCTCTGTATacaccttaagcaatttagggaaaccacaaaaaAATCTGAATACAGGTGGCCACATCTGAATTACTATTCTTGGATTTTTTCAAAGTTTTGTTTGTTGTTAGCATTTTACTGTTAACTTTCATACTGCCTTGAACTCTACACTGCAGAGCAGCCAGTGTGAGGACTGTGAAGTGACCATCACTTCTTCTACCCTTCACATTCCTTTCTTCTATAACTCACCATGATTAGCTTTTCCTTCAGCCCATGAATATAAGCAGAATTTGTTATCACATCATTACTACTTTGCCTCCAAAACAGTGTCATATAGAAATAATGCTTACATTTATAGCTAACATGGCATTGTGGGGTTACACCGCAGTTTGTTCACTTGGCACTGCTTTTTTATATCCATCTGTGGAACTACAACTGCTGTTTCTCatagagtattgtttgtctgcaATGGGTGTGGACAGACATCAAAGTAAACAGTACTACTTGCTCTAAGAATTGCAATTTCTGCTAACTGACAGCTCAAATGAAAATGCAACAGTTGAGGAAGCATGCAGAATATGTGGAAGGGAATACGCCCTTACTAGCTACCCCAACTGCCAGTTTCAATGATCCCAAATATAGCTGTCCATGCTAACTATTTATTGTAAAGTTCTGTTTACCTTTTCTCTTTTCCTAAAAGATCTTAACTCCAAGTTTCAAAAGCCAAAAgtctttaatttctgtgtgacagtCCATCTGCTGCATTTGATTAAGGAGTTAACTATTCTGTGTTTACACTTCATTGTGCACTATCCTTTTCTACAGAAAGAATAATATTGAAAAAGTATTGTGTTTTATATGATCCAGCAATTTGAAAATTTGTCACTTTCAAAATCACAAAGAACCATTTCCAATCAACAAACGGCCACTGAAATAAAAATTGATGATGATCTGACAAAGTTATTCACTACATCCTGGTGAATTTCTATTAAGCTGCCCAGCACTTCACTGTAAATTTGCACAAGTTTTCTATCAGCGAGTACCTATTTCAGAAAActatttaaaaacaataaatacctGATATAGCCTTAAACGGAATATTTACCATGAGATGCACATTTTTTTTATGGGAAGGAAACCAAATGGTCTCTTATGTAAACTGTGGCCTCTCAGGCAAGAAAATACATCCCCAGTGTGCACCAGTTTAGAATACTCAGTccttaagcaatttaaacaaagaAATACTCACCCttcaaacaaagaatatttaaacgcaatcaatgtaaaagtaatCATCTTGTGGCTTGGTATTTCATGGCCATTTACAGACCACCTGAAGCTTTTTTTTTAAGCACACAAAAGAATTTCTGTGTCTACTACATCACAAAGCAGACCGTGGGTATGTTAAACTGACTAAATTTGCAGTGTGGCTGCATTGTGGGGTTTTAAGGTACTAAACTACTATGGTCGTTCAATTTTAAAACAGAAAGGAAAGGAGGAACTGGTGAGgggttggggtggggtgggggctaATACGAAAACTGGCATACGATTGCAATGTAGGgttttaagggaccaaactactatgAGTAGtcaaatttaaaacagaaagaaaaggaGCGGGGGGTAAAGAGAAAATTGGTATAAGACAACCATCAGCCACAAGAAGGGTTAAGAATTTATTAATagtaaggaggagggggggggggagggactgaaAAATGAGAGATTACAGGGGTAGCTGTCAGCTGAGAAGAATTTGTAGCCCATCATGGCTTGTCATGTAGCAGAACGCACACTCCCAACTGACCAGGCTACCGCACATACTTACCAGGTCAACAGAGTCAACAAGTCAGGTATCTCATAGTGGTACTAAAACAATTTTTACGAAGAAATTAAGACTCTGAGTAATATTAAAATTGAGTTGGGATGTCAAGAGCCAAACCAGCCATCCAATTGGGGGCAGTGGCAGCCACAAGTCCCCTGGTGCTAAAAATGAAGCAGAAGGTGAACCTTCTCCTTCATTTGACAGCCAGTAAGACAATAATATGAAGGTTTTGAAAAACATATACAGTCTACTCTGACAGAGTGGGGCAGTTTGTCGTATGATATATCCAGAGATCAGATTGGTGTGACCAATATGGAGGCAGCAGAAGATTGTGAATTCATAGTGAGATCGACAAAAGGGAGACTGCAAAGTATTTGTAAATTCTTTTATAGTCCGAACTTAGGTTATGGCAGTGATGCTCCATTCTCTGTTCCACACCGCTATGAGTCTGATGTATGTACGTCAGATCCCAGTACGCTTATTTTCAGAGCATCCTTCCCGATGGCCTCCTTGATGAGCTGAGCCACGAGTTATTTCCTCGTGATCTTAACATGACATGGAGAACCAGAAGACTACCACCATCTTCCCATTATTGTGAGCGTCTCTGAGGAGACCTCGTACATGCTAGGAACAACAGTGAGTTACAGTCTATAAGCTGCTCTATGGTGTCACTGCAGATTAGGAAAGTCCACATGATTGGATGCAGATGTAGTAAAGGCCACATTTTCCATCAGTTCTAACATCCACTACATAACTGGGGTGTTATTCAAATTTCTGACCAAGACCACTTTACCAAAAGTCTTACTTGTTTTTCATGAAATGGGGCACTGAAATGGAAATTCTGGATGGCTACAAACGTGTGGTCTAGCTAAGGAGTAATTGGTAGTGTCCGATTCATAAAGGGGAGAATCCTTTCCTCTACCAGTGGAGGCTGACCACATAGCTCATCCAGAACATAGTTGTCATGAGACCGATATCCCACAATGGTATATCGGGTCTAGGGTCACAATCCTAATGGCACTGTTAATCCATAGGCCAGACTTTCATAATATGAACATGATAAATAGTCAGCGCCACAGGAGATGTTTCTGAGACAACTTAGGATATTAAGTTTTAACTGTTATGTCCATTTAAGTTGTCATGTATGGGGTAACTCAGTTCAATAGTCATCAAATATGAGTCCTAAGGAGTAAAGTGTCTTGACCATACTGAACAGCTCATTATGTAGGTATACACTAGTGTGCCCAGCCTACCAAGTTTCCTGCACTCGCTTTTGCCATGCTTCTGATAGGCAGCCCACAGTGTGTTTATATGACTGTCATGTTCCAGGACTTGTCTTTACTGTAATGTAGACTTCTTAAGTCATGCTATTGGCACAACTCTGTACAGATTTGTTATGAAGATTGTTAGATGTTTAACCTGATGATATTATTTTGAACAAAATCAGTTGTGACACAACAAACACTTACCAATACAGCTGTGGCAGTTTCTTATTAATATTAGCATATTAATCTACGCTCTTTAATGGGCAAACTGTGTGGATACTGCTTTAACACGTTAACTGAAAGAGTTCCCTGCTTTCAAAGGAAATATTTTGATCTGTATTTACCAAGTTATAGTTCCTATCACTGCATGGTTATTGATTGTGTAATTATTTGGCAGCACAGCTGCTATTTTTTCCAGAAAAAATAACTCCCACTCTGACTCCATGGCAAAGCCAAATAAGACCTTGATTTAATGGTAGTATACAATATTTTCTCACAGAGCAAACTCAGCAGTTCAACAGCCATGACTTTCAAGTCTGCTTCATGATCCAGGTAATTTGGGTTTCTTGTATCATCTGTACAATCATCTCACTACTAACTCCCTATATCTGTCACCCACCCATTCCCTGACATCCattatatttttttctctctcttttgtcCTATACCATTAGTCTACTTCCCTACTACTTGCTTCTTTATTCCTTTCCCCTCTAACTGCCTACCTCAGTTACATCATGATTGTAGTTACAGTTGCCACTGTTATTAAGCAGCAAGAAGCAAGTTGGTAAGAAATACATAGTTTCCTAGCTTTTCAAAGCTgacatttcattttcttgtttctCTTTGTTTCTTTGTACCCACAATGAATTTTTCTTTGgcataacattttttaaattaaacgtgaacattaaaaatgcCTTAATCAATAAGTAGACCCAACATTATATGACCACGAGTAATTTTTCAAATTTGAAGGCATGGTTCTATTTCCAGTGTTTTGATGACATAAGTCAAGAACAACTCAGTTGAAAACATAACAGCTAagataaagtagtaaaaaagttATTGTTTCACATCACAGAGAGAGTGCTAGTACTGAAGCTAACCCAGCTCTTTGGAGAGGAACTGAAATATATTGAGAGCACAATTTAAAATTTAGCAAATACTGCACAATGTCCCAAGAGAGCGATTTGTTTTACTATAATGACAATCATTACTTAAAAAATCAACAACAGAATAAAAATGGGGTAATGTAAACACTAGAGCTTCACCTGCTCCCAAAATCAGACTATACACAGTTCACACAAAGCAACTGATTCTCTAGTGCCAGTTCTCAAATAGCAAGGAAGTCCAGAAGGAAAAACAATTTCCCTCTGACTACAGGGTATTCAGGATAGATATTACTGTCATACGATACTTTTGTGTAATTAAGTAACTCTCAGTTCTACATACCACACAACACACCCGCTGCTTGACTTAAAAAGCAGCTGCACACAACAGATTTATCATCATCCCTTTGAAAACAAAGACGGACTAAAATTGTCACATAAACTGTGCAAACAAATACAGTCAGAAAAAATGCCTAAAATTTtctggagaagtaataaaatcaaGCCACAAACATTCTGTTTTTATGTGACGTTACTGTGAGGAACATGTCCCTTATACGGTGCCATACATGAAAATCAGAAAGTGGCCAGCTATACGAGAAATTTGTGTGTTCCATTTGCAATAATTCAAGGCATGTTGAAGAAGGGGGATTGCATCCAGAAACAATCACACATTGCGACACGATAAAGATAATCAGTGTTGGCATTTTAATCACAAAAATACTTGCTTGGGTCACACAAATATTATGTTCTGATCAGCTAAGGAGAGAACCATGCTTCTATTGCACATAGAAAGAGGGTAATATGAAATTATGTAGTATGCCTCCATAAAAAAACTATGCTATTAAGGAAAGCTAATTACTGATCATgctaattaataaagaaagtaatgtgGAGGTTTAATGTGCTGTAGACGGTTGAATGATTAAAGACAAAGCACAAGCTAGGATTTGAAAACAAATAGGTCACACCCTTTCATAGTAATCCTCTAAGCATTAGCAAAATCACAGAAATTCAAAATTTGAATGGACAGACAGGGATCTGAGTTGCTGTAGGCCTAACTCTCAAATATAAGTCCATGCTAATTAACTGTACCGGTAGTGATGGGAGGAGAGAATTCTTCTTGTCAACTGAGTTAATGGCAATATATTGTACTGCTCTGAAACAGACTATACTACAGAAACAGCAACGCTGTGGCAATTGCCAATAGTAAGAAAAATGAATTTAGACACTAAGAGGACTAAAAATTTGTATACTTTCcagaaaataaatttacattttctacAGGCAGTGCTCagaaaaattaagaataaattGGATGGGAGGTTAAGTTtaaatgaatgctgatgaaggAAAATGTGGgaaggaataatgacaatattatggaaaagagaGGTTGCACCTCACCATCCATGTGTGAGAGCATTGCATTTGTGTGAAtatattgattgattttaacaagagagttaaaacagcttaggtctaacccgccactgcccgcaccaaaactaggtttattgtgcgctatcgctccctgtatatctaggaaagccaaccagtgcccttaaatagtgcaaggagtctctctaccagttttttgttagacacaatttcttcaggtctagttgtcccgaagtttctgtatcttttactctcaaaTTCCAtacattcaaagattaggtgtgatgcagtttcttcaccttcatcacagatcctacatttagggtcctcttccattatagccattctgtgtaggtgttttttgaagttcccatggctggtcatcagtctagtcatgagtttgatctctttcctgttcaatcccaggattacagagcttcttttaaaacatgggttGGGCAtgattaccttaccatgtttttgtttatggaccttggtccaatatcctacatgctgtttcctaagccagttccgtagttctaatttgttCATAGCCTTGGTGGTAGTCaagacaggttctggtccaataaatggagttgttggccccatcctagccaatctatcggcttgttcattgccacagatccctgagtggccagggacccacactaggtacaccctattgcttcccccctagttccaccagagccctgtggcaatctgcaacgatcttagatcttgttgcaggagctgccaatgattttagGGCTGCCCAAATAGATGTAGACGCTACAGTCATTgaagcacctactcatattctcctccacacatgccctggtgtgaatatatacatgtgtgtgtgctTTTTTGTCTAATACAGAAGAAGGCTTTTTGTCCAAAAGTTTACTTGTTTagaattctttttgttgtgcctgtctgcaactcaatatttccatatagggtgaatagcaatctatctttttcataatgttgCCTTGAATGTTGACTAAGCAGCAGTAAACAAGGAATTTAAAGTGATTGTGTGGTCACTAAATCTGCAAGTACAATCAGTTGGGATGGACAAACTCAAGAttgaaaaggaagggggggggggggggggggagacggagagagagggagagtgaaaagaaattggagtggagaagttgactgagaaaattgaaaagaatagattaaaatggtttgggcatgtgaaggggatgggagagggaagaataccaagaagacTTGTGGACCGAGAACAAGATGGACTGATACAATAAAGgtgagtttaaggaggagaaatctgCTATGGAACCAAACAGTGGAAGAAGCATGGTGGAAACACCGAGTAAAGTGGcgaagtaccattgataccccaacccgaccagatgttggactgaggggaaacgaagatgatgaATGTATTGTGGGACAAATTATGATTCACAGTTACAAAAATTTGGACGAATACATACATAGTTAGAAATGATACATCCCCAGCATTTACTAGTGTTGTTACCAAAAGCCCCTAATAGCAATTGCAAGTGTTgcaaaataggtttaaaacaaagtGTACATTCTACAGATGTCGAATGCAGCACATTTTACTATTACTGAGGTAATTCATGAAGTGTTCAATGTTGTTTTAAGGGTCTCCTATTACAAAGTCTCTCAAGTGTGCAAGGGAAGCAAGATAACCATTACTCATcatattaatgtaaattaaagtatacctcttcctccaTCCTGTATATGTGTAGCACAGTATCAAGGCCATTTTAAGGTTCCAGCAACACATGACACCATTTGGAACAATACAGCTGTGAGGTTTCTACATAGATCTTGTTATTATTGGTAGCAGCTACTTGGAAAGCCAAGCTGAGTATTGCCTCAACAGCATATAAAATGTTCTGAGAATAGAAAAATGTCTTCAACTCTACATGATTTACCAAGTTCTAAAAGCTTGCGTGTGATGACTTAAACTTTACATTTGTAATCTTGTCCTTACTTCTGCTCTTCTTCCCCCAAAATATATTTCTGCTGCCTCTAATTATATGATTTGTTACATAACATCAGAAAATCTGCAGGTAAGGTCATTATTTTCATTACAAGAATCAAGCTGGATCTTATCAGTTTTCAATTTAATCTAAACACTGCCATCTGACACCACATGACAAAAACATTGAAATGCTATATTGGTCTTAAAAATACCTAAGTTTATGAGTACAGACCTACTGTCAAAGAATcaaaactggaagcatttaattcatACAAGTACTGAACTAATGATTTGATCACCTACAGTTCAATTAAAGCCAAAATAACTGGCAGAATTTCGAGCAACTTTAGAATATTGTTAACTTGAGTCTGTGCAGAAAAATAACTTGTACAAAGGTATAAAAAGCTACCATTCTACCCTCACTTCGTAGGTACATTTATTAAGAAGGTTCCGTGACATACGGCTCAACGGAAAAAATTAACATCACAATACTTTGGAGAACATATCTAGGCGTGTAGagaacttcaaatttttgcacaatcTCGAAAATTCATAAAAAAGACGACGGGATGCACATCTATTTCATATTGTACATTTTTTACATTATCATGACCGTCCCAAGTTTACGTGAACTGGAAGAACCAGGGTCATAAAAGCTAGTTGCTGCACTAGCACAAACGCCTAGGCTAGCACATAGTTTACGGAAAATATATGTAATTTACACGGGTAATCCATTAGAATTTTACACATTATGCCCAGTGCTTTAAGAACTATATCATAGCATAAACTACAAGGCACTGAATTTTTCGGTAAGCTATCACAAAGATGATTTTTCATGACGCATCATTCGTGTGTGTTTCACATTTTGCACTGAGCTGTTACCCAGCAGTTTTCTCGACAAATGACACTTAACTCTGCGTTCACGCACCTTTCAATAATTCTATATCCTGACGAAAATCCAATGTATTCCAATGTTGACAGGTCCGATGCCTAGAAGAAATTAATTGTTACACTATGCTGTCATCAAAACACATTTTGTTATCACCTGAATTATATCACTCTTCTACCTGTTTATCTTTCTCGCAATCTTTGAAAGCATAGGCGACGAGTTCCGAGTGAAGGTATTCAAACAACGCTTCGTCTGCCATACTCTTCTTTAATATAAACAGTTAATGTGTATGTAACGATGAACTTAACCAAACATCTCTTCTCTCACTGACATTTTCAAAACAGACACTTGATAGTCTTTGGTTATAGGTTAGAAGAGTAGGAATGTCTATGGAGTGAGGCAGCGAGCATTGGCGCAGAATGAGATTTCTGGTTGGTTGGTTCGacggaggggaccagacagcgcgatcatcggtcccatcggataagcgaaggaaatcggccgtgcccgttcaaaggaaccatcccggtgtttgcgtgaagcgatttactgaagtcacggaaaacgtaaatcaggatggccggacgcggttttaaccgtcatcctcctgatTGTTTTTCGACACTGGGACAAGAAGTGACAGGAAACATTAATACTTTGTTAAGTTTTCTACTGCACTTATTCAAGTTATCGAATTTCTGTTCCAATTAATTATGTTACAATGACGCTGTAAATGGTGCCAAACTGTCACGATAAAAAACACATTTGGAACTTCTTCCTGTTACAGCAAATACGTTAAGTGATTTGCACTATCTGCttgttcattattattttcaatttttcgtcATTTACCCTTTTGGATTTTCTAGACAAGTAAAATATCTATAATATTTTTCGCCAtctcatcagaaaagaaaaaaaaaaaaaatctatgctTGAATTTTGGAGTAACTGAAGAAGTGACACCCacaatttttttaggttttctaaTTACTTACATTACAATTACACTGTATAGAAATCTGTCTTACGCAGAAATACTTATATACACACAAGGTTACGAGAACCTGTGtaaactggaggaaattaatcaAACTGTCATGTATAAATATTATATCCATATGAACAGAGCACCAATATGTATACACTGACTGACAGTTTACtcaaacacacttgcaaatttatccAGCAGTCGTCTTGAAAAACAATGGCCATAAAATTATATCTACAGTACAAGACTTTATGATATTGTGTCTCACAAAAAGTGTGGTAATATCTAAATTGCTGTGGCGCCACTCAAGCGACGCCACTTTTATCCATGCCacaaaagttaaagttgctttaattttgtgatAGCACTTGTCTTCACCCACCACCAATTATCATCTTGTGTCTCAATCTCAAAGCACTGTcacaatattttgttttttatgtCAACAATTTTTCCATGTGTGTATCAACAACTTTACAGTTTACTGAACTGTAAATGAATCGaatggaaaaacaaaaaaagagcgCTACAAATGCAGTAGTTTGAGCATTGCTTGAAATTGTGGAGCATATGTAGGAACATGTCCTCATATGtgatttattttttgcaaaatctAAAATAAGCATTTACAATGCCTACATCAGTGAATATAACAAAGAGTTAAAATCCTGTAACAGTCAATTTACACTGGCTATCATGTCACCATGTCATCACATTGGATGTACTTACACTGTATGTCACACCACATCAAGTCAGTTCGTGTCATGTGATCTCAACTTGCTTGGTTGTCCTCAACTGTTTGCtgtctaaaacaaaaaaagaaagaagtaataaaacagATGTAGTTTAATAACTGATTTCAACCATGGAAACTAATGTAAGAACAATGAAATGCACTATGGAGGATGAGTTAATGGCTGTGTATTGGGAGGAAATGAACTTTtgtgtgtgagtggggggggggggggggggatggcaggaGGGTATGTGCTCAACAACGCACAATGACAGCTCTTATTAAAACTTCACTCCCAAGAAACCTTGATGGTGCCTTGATATTACACATCTGGAAGAAATTGTATTTAAATTAAAGAACATTGTGCAGTAGTGACCAATCAGACAGCACACCGCAGCTGTTAAGACACTGGCTTCACATTCAGGAGGATACAGTTTGCTCtgtctggccgtcctgatttaggatttctgtgGTTTTCCGAAAACAGCTTAGACAAATGGAAGATTTTTTCGCCTAAACCATGTCTGACATTTGTCTCATCTTCATAGATCCATATTTATATGAGTCCTGGGTGAAAATAAAGAAGTACATGGAGTTGTGATGGATGTGATGCTTCATTAAACTTAATGAATGGTGCACTTTATGTAGCAACATGGatatgcaacaacaacaacaaaacactcggtcataaagaaagaaaaagaacataCAGTTTTAGAGCAAAGCGGTTTCATAGTGATCCCCAGAACACAAAGCTGGGTTCTCCAGTTGGAGGGAGAAAAAACATATCATGGTTCGATCTTTTGGTTCAATGGTTCCCCTAATCGATCTGTGGtgctcaaaatacttttcaataacCACACCAAAATAAGGGAACAAAACAAGACAGTTAACAATTTTTAATTCACTACTCAAAAGTTTAAAGGCTTTGTAAACATGTCCCCAAGCTAATTTTCAGAAGTCACTTATTCCACACTGATAATCCTTTTTTCGTAAAGACAAACACAATATAATAACACACTTTGATTTGCTAACAACTTTGCGAAATTTTGGATTTTTCACCAATATAATGTTCCTCACATTATCAATGAATAATAcactatgttcttttttccattaatCTGCAGCAACAGTCAGTTAAGCCACACCAGTTCCTCAGCTCCTTCGCTGATGACAAGAAACTCAGCTGTAGTGGTGGATGGTACAACATACTTCTGCAGCTGAGACATCCACAATATGGTTGTCTCATTGATCTTTGAGACAAAACTATTACTTGATCATCTTGGTTTAATGTTGCCTGAAAAGTCAGTATCAGCGTAGGTACAAATCTTACTGGCAGAtgaaacgtacactatgtgatcaaaagtatccagacacccctaaaaccattcgtttttcatattaggtgcattgtgctgccacttactgccgtgtactccatatcagcgacctcagtagtcactagacatcgtgagagagaagaatggggctctccgcagaactcacggacttcaaacgtggtcaggtgatcgggtgt
This DNA window, taken from Schistocerca piceifrons isolate TAMUIC-IGC-003096 chromosome 4, iqSchPice1.1, whole genome shotgun sequence, encodes the following:
- the LOC124795214 gene encoding trafficking protein particle complex subunit 6b: MADEALFEYLHSELVAYAFKDCEKDKQASDLSTLEYIGFSSGYRIIERLTKEWPRFKDELDTMKFICTDFWSSINKKQIDNLRTNHQGVYVLQDNAFRFLTRLSTGRQYLELAPRYVAFTCGLIRGALSNLGINSMVTAEVQSMPACKFHIQVQRT